The sequence CGCCGCTGCCTCGACCAGTTCCGGCGAGACGCGTTCGATAGTGCGATTGATAGCGGAAGAAGCCGCAGCATGGGTGCTCATGGATTTCACCTCGGTCAGGAAGTTGTACTGTGTACAACATTGGTGTACAGAATGAAATCACTATAGCTAGCGAAGACGGGCAAAACCACTCTCGTTTACCCTTTTACGGTATAAACCGGCGTTTTACTGTGTACAATCTTTGGAAACGAACGACCGGAGGCAGAAATGGGAAACGATGGAGTCATCGCGGTCGAGAAGGCGCTCTCGCTGTTGGATTGTTTCAAGCCGGGGGCAGAATCTCAATCGCTGGCGATGCTTGCGCAAGCATCCGGCATGCACAAGACAACGGTCTACCGACTGATGAACTCGCTGGAGCGCATGGGTTATGTGGTGCGCGCTCAATCCGGCAACTATTCGCTTGGACACCGCGTGCTGTATCTCGGCAAGCTGTACGAGCAGTCCTTTCATCTTTCCACGGTGGTGGAACCGGCGCTGCACTCGCTCGCCGCGGTAACGAAAGAAAGCGCATCGTACTACGTTCACCATAACGGAGAGCGGCTGTGCCTGTTTCGGGTCGAGCCGTCCGAAGGTCTGCGTGAGACGCGGCTCGCGGGCACGACGCTGCCGCTCGACGATACGGCCATCAGCCAGGTCAT is a genomic window of Paraburkholderia sp. PREW-6R containing:
- a CDS encoding IclR family transcriptional regulator — its product is MGNDGVIAVEKALSLLDCFKPGAESQSLAMLAQASGMHKTTVYRLMNSLERMGYVVRAQSGNYSLGHRVLYLGKLYEQSFHLSTVVEPALHSLAAVTKESASYYVHHNGERLCLFRVEPSEGLRETRLAGTTLPLDDTAISQVIRYWGLGEPIYDKPPALPVFTAGARDVHTAAFAVPIFGAGDKFMAALTLSGPASRLSAAHTSGELDRPQLDAAADLSRKLGASVAFCEYLYGT